Genomic window (Vibrio coralliirubri):
CAGCAAAGCCTTTTAAATATTCTGGCAAGTCAGGTTAATCTAAATTTGATTAACCTAAATTGGCATTAACCGATGTGCGTTACGCCGCCCATGTATGGCTGAAGTACTGCTGGGATAGCAATACGGCCATCAGCTTCTTGGTTGTTCTCAAGGATAGCAACCATAGTACGACCAACAGCAAGACCAGAACCGTTTAGTGTGTGTACAAGTTCAGGTTTCTTTTCGCCTTTACGACGGAAACGAGCTTGCATACGACGCGCTTGGAAATCCCACATATTTGAACAAGAAGAAATCTCACGGTAAGTCTCTTGTGCTGGAACCCATACTTCTAAGTCGTAAGTTTTCGCAGAGCCGAAGCCCATGTCACCTGTACATAGAATCACTTTACGGTAAGGAAGCTCTAGAAGTTGAAGTACTTTCTCAGCGTGGCCAGTTAGCTCTTCAAGCGCTGCCATTGAGTCTTCTGGCTTAGTGATTTGTACTAATTCAACTTTGTCGAATTGGTGCATACGGATAAGACCACGAGTGTCACGACCGTAAGAACCCGCTTCAGAACGGAAACATGGCGTGTGAGCTGTCATCTTAAGTGGCAGTTCAGCTTCATCAGTAATCGTGTCACGAACCATGTTCGTTACCGGTACTTCCGCAGTAGGGATAAGCGATAGAGTCTTAAGAGGTACGTCACTTACTTGCTCAGTTAGCGGGCTTGTGTGGAACAAGTCTTCGCCGAACTTAGGAAGTTGACCAGTACCGTAAAGGCTATCGTGGTTCACTAGGTACGGTACGTACATTTCTGTGTAGCCGTGCTCATCAGTGTGAAGGTCCAGCATGAACTGAGCAATAGCACGGTGTAGGCGTGCAAATTTGCCTTTCATCACGATGAAACGAGAA
Coding sequences:
- the serS gene encoding serine--tRNA ligase, translating into MLDSKLLRAELDETAAKLARRGFTLDVETIRELEEKRKSLQMKTEELQALRNSRSKSIGQAKAKGDHEEAERILAEVGNLGAELDQAKVALADLQSELETITMSIPNLPDAEVPDGKDEDDNVEVSRWGQPKTYDFEVKDHVDLGEMSGGLDFASAVKISGSRFIVMKGKFARLHRAIAQFMLDLHTDEHGYTEMYVPYLVNHDSLYGTGQLPKFGEDLFHTSPLTEQVSDVPLKTLSLIPTAEVPVTNMVRDTITDEAELPLKMTAHTPCFRSEAGSYGRDTRGLIRMHQFDKVELVQITKPEDSMAALEELTGHAEKVLQLLELPYRKVILCTGDMGFGSAKTYDLEVWVPAQETYREISSCSNMWDFQARRMQARFRRKGEKKPELVHTLNGSGLAVGRTMVAILENNQEADGRIAIPAVLQPYMGGVTHIG